One Chitinophaga sp. H8 DNA window includes the following coding sequences:
- a CDS encoding MauE/DoxX family redox-associated membrane protein yields the protein MKRRAIIEIICSLLAILFVYTGLTKLFNYSEFRFQLGRSPFVQPIAGLISDTLPAFELIVVLLLTIRYTRLVGLYASFFLMVLFTGYIWAMLHYSYYVPCSCGGILEELTWNDHLLLNSAYTVLSFIGIVLQAKENSVRSEVGVNVNTTTYGTNSLLQ from the coding sequence ATGAAAAGAAGAGCCATTATAGAGATCATCTGTTCGCTGCTTGCTATCCTGTTCGTTTATACCGGACTAACCAAGTTGTTTAACTACAGTGAATTCAGATTTCAGTTAGGGAGGTCACCCTTTGTTCAGCCAATTGCTGGTTTAATATCTGATACGCTGCCAGCATTTGAATTGATAGTTGTCTTATTGCTCACCATCAGGTATACAAGATTAGTGGGATTGTATGCATCGTTCTTTTTAATGGTGCTCTTTACCGGATATATATGGGCAATGTTGCATTACAGTTATTACGTTCCATGCAGTTGCGGTGGAATCTTGGAAGAACTAACCTGGAATGATCATCTGCTGCTGAACTCAGCATATACTGTTCTTTCCTTTATTGGAATAGTCCTGCAAGCTAAGGAGAATTCAGTACGGTCGGAGGTGGGAGTGAATGTAAATACAACTACATATGGTACAAACTCTTTGTTGCAATAG
- a CDS encoding SusC/RagA family TonB-linked outer membrane protein, translating into MKYFLLARKQVWSSIDYIVRRHFLVLIFAICIYEPSTAKSIKEPVFTLEMNQAPVEKAFKEIERQSSYRVLYYTNVLKTAHTVTISVKNVSLQTVLNIITDGQPFDYELKGKRIVLTPKNSNPQKLPVQAIIDTTITVTGTVSDEKTGQPLQGVTVLVKGTQNGAVTDQQGHFTFKSVSGPKTLLQIRNIGYETQEILIGKRTSLDITLSPSISSIKEISVMSTGYQSIPKERATGSFTQIDNALFNRSVSTNVLDRLDGVASGVNFTKNIPPGGNQSTITIRGISTINANSQPLIVVDGFPYEETLTGSQNILNNINPNDIQSITILKDAAASSIWGVRAGNGVIVITTKRGTYRQKTKIQFNSNITFGQRPDISNKTVPVISSKDEIDLEQTIFKNGYYQNIESYATIGYFSLLLPDAVELMIQNRDGKISSDELNSRLSKLSNNDVRSDINKYLLQTSINQQYALNVSGGSEKFNYYGSVGYDKNLSNTVGNTYNRLTIRFDNTYRPIKNLEINGYIVYTQSQNINNGLSINQFLPVGTGVAAYSMLAGNSGNSLSIPFGLRSAYLDTASYPALLDWHFRPLDEIKLKDNKSTQFDNRLGAELTYTFIPGLSVNAKYQYEKNLTINRIYNDRDAYYTRNIINKFMYNDPTGKTIYPVPLGGILQQGENIRTTWNFRSQLNFNHSWKNHNVIAIAGIETKQATSNGNSSQKYGFNLETNSFARTVDYSTNYNLNPTPYAGTSTVWNDFEAITGTVNRYVSYYGNGAYTFKEKYILSASGRIDHSNFFGIRANQRKVPLWSTGIAWNISEEPFYKIAWLPYLKIRGTYGYNGNTNNSATAYTTISYVSYPRIFSFDNPNFATIVSPPNPELRWEKVRVVNLGLDFNSKRDRFSGSLDFYRKTGLDLIGPIKTDPTTGVSEFSGNRANLITKGVDLVFNSTNINQELKWLTSVLFSFNKNKVSSYFYDYSSASSYISGAPMIGRPLYSVLSYRAASLNPKNGDPRAYLADTIADYNTVGYDASPTDLRFSGSQNPTIFGSIKNTFHYKRFSLSANITYKFGYYFRRNSINYSNLLSGWGGNTDYLLRWKSPGDEGKTMIPSLPSISDYNRDFVQLNSSNLVEKGDHVRLQDVRVSYNFQNLSKKPHLSNVQLYLYLNNVGILWRANKYKIDPDFVSPVYYTVPPGRTISVGFNANF; encoded by the coding sequence ATGAAGTACTTTTTACTTGCACGAAAGCAGGTATGGTCAAGTATTGACTATATCGTACGCCGTCACTTCTTGGTACTCATATTTGCCATATGCATATATGAACCGAGTACCGCAAAGTCAATAAAAGAGCCTGTATTTACTTTGGAGATGAATCAGGCCCCTGTCGAAAAGGCATTTAAGGAAATTGAGCGGCAAAGCAGCTATCGCGTGCTTTATTATACGAATGTTCTAAAAACCGCACACACCGTTACCATATCTGTAAAAAACGTCTCCCTACAGACGGTATTAAATATCATCACTGATGGTCAGCCCTTTGACTACGAACTCAAAGGAAAACGAATCGTTCTGACACCCAAAAACAGTAATCCTCAAAAGCTACCGGTACAAGCAATAATCGATACCACTATTACTGTCACAGGTACTGTAAGTGATGAAAAAACTGGCCAGCCCCTGCAAGGAGTAACTGTACTTGTGAAAGGAACGCAAAATGGAGCGGTGACTGATCAGCAAGGGCATTTTACGTTTAAGAGTGTTTCTGGGCCAAAAACTCTTTTGCAAATCAGAAACATCGGATATGAAACACAGGAGATCTTAATCGGTAAAAGGACCAGTCTGGATATCACCTTAAGTCCTTCAATTAGCAGCATAAAAGAAATTTCGGTGATGAGCACCGGCTACCAGAGCATTCCAAAGGAAAGGGCAACGGGATCGTTCACACAAATTGACAATGCGCTCTTTAACAGATCGGTTTCGACAAATGTATTGGATAGGCTAGATGGTGTGGCAAGTGGCGTGAACTTTACAAAGAATATTCCACCAGGTGGAAATCAATCAACCATTACCATTCGCGGCATTAGTACGATTAATGCAAACTCCCAACCACTTATCGTGGTAGATGGTTTTCCTTACGAAGAAACATTAACTGGAAGTCAAAATATTCTGAACAACATCAATCCAAACGATATTCAAAGCATTACAATACTAAAAGATGCGGCCGCATCCAGTATATGGGGAGTCCGCGCAGGAAACGGTGTCATCGTCATTACAACAAAAAGGGGAACGTATAGGCAAAAAACGAAAATTCAGTTCAACTCAAATATTACATTTGGTCAAAGGCCCGACATATCAAATAAAACTGTCCCTGTCATATCCTCTAAAGATGAGATAGATTTGGAACAGACTATATTTAAAAATGGCTACTACCAGAATATCGAAAGTTACGCAACAATAGGGTACTTTTCATTGCTGCTACCGGATGCTGTTGAACTAATGATCCAAAACAGGGACGGTAAAATAAGTTCAGACGAGCTTAATTCACGGCTAAGCAAACTAAGTAATAACGATGTACGCAGTGATATTAATAAATATTTGCTACAAACTAGCATAAATCAGCAATATGCACTAAACGTTTCAGGAGGCTCAGAAAAATTTAACTACTATGGCTCCGTCGGGTATGACAAAAATCTGTCAAACACGGTCGGAAATACTTACAACAGACTCACGATAAGATTTGACAACACTTATCGTCCAATAAAAAATCTCGAAATAAACGGGTATATAGTTTATACGCAAAGCCAAAATATAAATAACGGCCTGAGCATTAACCAATTTCTGCCCGTTGGTACAGGTGTGGCAGCCTACAGTATGCTGGCAGGCAATTCAGGGAATTCTTTATCCATTCCTTTCGGACTGAGATCAGCCTATCTTGATACTGCATCTTATCCTGCTTTACTTGATTGGCATTTTCGCCCATTGGACGAAATAAAACTGAAAGACAATAAGTCCACTCAATTTGATAACAGACTTGGCGCTGAGCTTACCTACACCTTTATCCCTGGGCTGAGCGTTAATGCAAAGTATCAATACGAAAAAAATCTAACAATTAACAGAATATACAACGATCGGGATGCGTATTATACACGAAACATTATCAATAAGTTTATGTATAATGATCCAACGGGAAAGACAATCTATCCCGTTCCGTTGGGCGGGATTTTGCAACAGGGAGAAAATATACGCACAACCTGGAATTTTAGATCGCAATTGAACTTTAACCATTCCTGGAAAAATCACAACGTTATCGCGATTGCAGGAATTGAAACTAAACAGGCAACGAGCAATGGAAATAGTAGTCAAAAATATGGCTTTAATCTTGAAACAAATAGCTTCGCAAGAACAGTTGACTACAGTACTAATTACAATTTAAATCCGACACCATATGCCGGCACCTCTACTGTTTGGAATGACTTCGAAGCGATTACTGGAACCGTGAACCGTTATGTGAGCTACTACGGTAACGGCGCATACACTTTTAAGGAAAAATACATTTTATCCGCAAGCGGAAGAATTGACCACAGTAACTTCTTCGGAATACGAGCGAACCAGCGCAAAGTTCCTCTATGGTCAACCGGTATCGCTTGGAATATTTCAGAGGAGCCATTTTATAAAATAGCTTGGCTGCCTTATCTGAAAATAAGAGGCACCTATGGATACAATGGAAATACGAACAACAGTGCTACTGCCTATACTACAATTTCCTATGTCAGTTATCCAAGAATTTTCTCCTTTGACAATCCAAATTTCGCCACGATCGTGTCACCCCCCAACCCTGAATTAAGGTGGGAGAAAGTTCGGGTAGTCAATCTTGGATTAGATTTCAATTCGAAAAGAGATCGTTTCAGTGGATCATTAGACTTTTACCGAAAAACAGGACTTGATCTGATCGGACCTATAAAAACCGACCCCACAACTGGCGTCAGTGAATTTTCCGGAAATCGAGCGAATCTTATAACCAAAGGGGTTGATCTAGTCTTTAATAGTACCAACATTAACCAGGAGCTTAAATGGTTGACCAGCGTTCTATTTAGCTTCAATAAGAATAAAGTTTCATCCTACTTTTATGACTATAGTTCAGCTTCGTCGTACATTAGTGGGGCACCGATGATTGGCAGGCCACTTTATTCAGTACTGAGCTATAGAGCGGCAAGTCTTAATCCCAAAAACGGGGATCCGAGAGCCTACCTTGCGGATACAATTGCTGACTATAATACTGTAGGCTATGACGCAAGCCCAACCGACCTCCGTTTTAGTGGCTCACAGAATCCGACAATATTTGGGTCGATTAAAAATACATTCCACTATAAACGCTTTTCTCTATCAGCGAACATTACCTATAAATTTGGTTACTACTTTAGACGAAATTCTATCAACTACTCCAACCTACTTTCAGGGTGGGGCGGCAACACCGACTATCTACTACGATGGAAATCGCCTGGCGATGAAGGCAAAACGATGATTCCTTCATTACCTAGCATCAGCGACTATAATAGAGATTTCGTTCAACTAAATTCCAGTAACCTAGTTGAGAAGGGAGATCATGTCAGGTTGCAGGATGTAAGAGTAAGTTATAATTTCCAAAATCTATCGAAGAAGCCCCATCTGTCAAATGTGCAGTTGTACCTCTATCTCAATAATGTAGGCATACTTTGGCGGGCAAATAAATATAAAATAGATCCAGACTTCGTGTCCCCTGTGTATTATACAGTTCCACCAGGCCGTACTATTTCAGTGGGCTTTAATGCAAATTTTTAA
- a CDS encoding Crp/Fnr family transcriptional regulator, whose product MNTEGSINMLIEKLASINPVSPGLSQFLTEKASIGRWPKNRILHTEGSVPKNVWFIASGTVRTSIYNNQKAEFQTSWYWFEGEIVCMFQSFFRQIPCEDLLETIEESVLIEYSYADIMQMFSLFPAEASHLARIITEDYIDRVASFQRDLQRLNAKQRYEKLFEKYPGLFQKTSLKDIASYLIISQESLSRVRRG is encoded by the coding sequence ATGAATACCGAAGGCTCTATTAATATGCTAATTGAAAAGCTGGCCAGCATAAACCCAGTCTCCCCTGGTTTGAGCCAGTTCTTAACCGAGAAAGCAAGCATCGGTCGCTGGCCTAAAAATCGTATACTTCATACTGAAGGAAGCGTACCAAAAAATGTCTGGTTCATTGCATCAGGAACTGTTCGGACCTCAATATATAATAATCAGAAGGCAGAGTTCCAAACCAGTTGGTATTGGTTTGAGGGGGAGATTGTCTGCATGTTTCAGAGTTTCTTTCGACAAATTCCATGTGAGGACCTTCTGGAAACAATTGAGGAAAGCGTACTAATAGAGTACAGTTATGCGGACATCATGCAAATGTTCTCACTCTTTCCTGCAGAGGCTTCACACCTGGCACGCATTATCACTGAAGATTATATTGACCGCGTTGCATCATTCCAGAGAGACCTGCAACGCCTCAACGCCAAGCAACGGTATGAAAAGCTGTTTGAAAAATATCCTGGCTTGTTTCAGAAAACCAGCTTAAAAGATATTGCCTCCTATCTAATTATTTCCCAAGAAAGTCTTTCACGCGTAAGAAGGGGATAA
- a CDS encoding RagB/SusD family nutrient uptake outer membrane protein — protein sequence MYTNKVTPFYIKFFFSLSIISYFCATGWLEVKPDTKLATPTTLKDFQSLLDNASIMNGSCPGLGEYASDGHYLTDNTFQTASNILKNAYTWSHEFVYREVTDWTTPYARIFYCNVILEGLEKSEKKEDGEYDKDNIKGQALFQRAKALYELTEIWAPPYDPHTSKTVLSIPLKLKSDINDVTVRATAYEVLNQIINDLSEAKGLLPLNQTYVTRASKSAAFALLARIYISQEDYANAEKYADSCLRLNSQLVDYNSINAEQSYPISPTNNNEILFHSILTTWGTSINFLIDPALYKLYDTTDLRRDIFFTKNLNGEIRYKGSYDGRYTFFNGLAVDEVYLIMAECSARLGKVATAIDYLNKLLLKRHNSNFTPLTASTPNQALDLVLTERRKELLCRGLRWSDLRRLNKDPRLATTIQRAIAQNKYSLEPGSYKYTFPIPDDVFQLSRIEQNPGW from the coding sequence ATGTATACAAATAAGGTAACGCCGTTTTACATAAAATTCTTTTTTTCACTCTCCATTATTTCTTACTTCTGCGCGACAGGATGGTTAGAGGTGAAGCCGGACACCAAGTTGGCAACGCCCACTACGCTGAAGGATTTCCAGTCATTGTTAGATAACGCATCAATAATGAATGGAAGTTGTCCAGGATTAGGAGAATACGCTTCGGATGGTCACTATTTAACAGATAATACATTTCAAACAGCAAGTAATATATTGAAAAACGCTTACACGTGGTCGCATGAATTTGTTTATCGGGAAGTAACTGACTGGACTACTCCGTACGCCCGTATATTCTATTGCAATGTTATACTTGAAGGACTGGAAAAAAGCGAAAAAAAAGAAGACGGTGAATATGACAAAGATAACATCAAAGGTCAAGCACTATTCCAACGGGCAAAGGCTTTATATGAACTTACCGAGATTTGGGCTCCGCCGTATGATCCGCATACTTCAAAAACGGTTTTAAGCATTCCACTTAAACTAAAGTCAGATATCAATGATGTAACGGTAAGAGCAACAGCATATGAGGTGCTAAATCAAATAATCAACGACTTGTCAGAAGCAAAAGGTCTTTTACCTCTTAATCAAACGTATGTTACGCGGGCATCAAAATCAGCCGCATTTGCGCTACTTGCAAGAATATACATAAGTCAAGAAGATTATGCGAATGCGGAAAAATACGCCGATTCATGTTTGCGACTCAATAGCCAGCTAGTCGACTACAACTCAATCAATGCGGAGCAGTCATATCCGATATCCCCAACCAATAATAATGAGATTCTATTTCACAGCATTTTAACCACGTGGGGTACGTCCATAAATTTCTTGATAGACCCAGCATTATACAAACTATATGATACAACCGACTTGCGACGGGATATCTTTTTCACTAAGAATCTCAATGGAGAAATACGCTACAAGGGATCCTATGATGGCCGCTATACATTTTTTAACGGCCTGGCAGTTGACGAAGTGTACCTAATAATGGCAGAATGTAGCGCGAGACTAGGAAAAGTTGCAACGGCGATCGACTATTTGAATAAACTACTACTAAAAAGACATAACAGCAATTTCACGCCTCTGACGGCCTCGACTCCAAATCAGGCTTTAGACCTAGTTCTAACTGAGAGGAGAAAGGAGCTACTATGCCGAGGATTGCGATGGTCTGATCTGAGGAGATTAAATAAGGACCCCCGGCTTGCGACAACCATACAGAGAGCGATTGCTCAGAACAAATACAGTCTAGAACCAGGTAGCTACAAATATACGTTCCCAATACCCGATGATGTCTTTCAATTGTCCAGGATAGAACAGAATCCAGGTTGGTAA
- a CDS encoding FecR family protein: MMKFELIDREDYISELIIGHLNNDLSSDQQRDLDDWRNQSQEHEQAFNQLARKESLHELIARRQEVPVSVHLQNVYTKIEKSKRKLSTSRRWLYLAAAAAIISALLLVRLPRPKAPDLANRIQKDVAPATQKAKLILDNGEEVELAANKDSSFAMNQLQFKVQQGTLSYKDAQNIHSNVFLKTPKGGNYHVTLDDGTNVWLNSSSSIRFPTHFTGSREVSVTGEVYFEVAKNADKPFIVHEGNRRIIVLGTSFNIRSYPEEVWQTSLVEGAVKVETDDKNYILNPGKAAVITTDGKTRVVVADLLAVTAWKNGLFIFNNSSLKDVASELSRWYDVEIRFTDGVGESAKFFKGEVERNVPISQVLELIEMTGIAKFTIKDRVITASPY; the protein is encoded by the coding sequence ATGATGAAATTTGAACTCATAGATCGAGAGGACTATATCAGCGAACTCATAATCGGGCATCTGAACAATGATCTTTCTTCAGATCAGCAGCGTGATTTAGATGACTGGAGGAATCAGAGCCAAGAGCACGAGCAAGCCTTCAATCAACTGGCCCGTAAAGAAAGCCTGCACGAGCTGATAGCAAGGAGACAGGAGGTCCCCGTTTCGGTTCATTTGCAGAATGTATATACCAAAATTGAAAAGAGTAAGCGCAAGCTGAGTACTTCAAGAAGGTGGTTATACCTGGCCGCCGCGGCGGCAATTATTTCAGCATTACTATTAGTGCGTCTACCGCGACCGAAAGCACCTGATCTCGCTAACCGGATTCAAAAGGACGTGGCACCAGCAACACAGAAAGCGAAACTAATACTGGACAATGGAGAAGAAGTTGAACTGGCTGCAAACAAAGATTCTTCCTTTGCCATGAACCAGCTGCAGTTCAAGGTACAACAAGGTACTTTATCATATAAAGACGCTCAAAATATTCATTCGAACGTTTTCCTCAAAACCCCCAAAGGTGGGAACTATCACGTCACTCTTGATGATGGGACGAACGTATGGTTGAATTCTTCCTCCTCCATACGTTTTCCCACCCACTTTACAGGTAGTCGCGAGGTCTCCGTAACAGGAGAGGTTTACTTTGAAGTCGCGAAAAATGCCGACAAGCCATTCATCGTTCACGAAGGAAACAGACGGATCATCGTATTAGGTACTTCATTCAATATTCGGTCCTACCCCGAGGAGGTCTGGCAAACGTCGCTTGTGGAAGGGGCAGTAAAGGTGGAAACAGATGATAAAAACTACATTCTTAACCCAGGGAAAGCAGCAGTTATCACAACCGACGGAAAAACTAGGGTTGTTGTGGCAGATTTGCTCGCTGTTACCGCATGGAAGAATGGGCTGTTTATATTTAATAACTCAAGCCTTAAAGATGTGGCATCAGAGTTAAGCCGGTGGTATGACGTTGAGATACGATTTACAGATGGCGTTGGGGAATCCGCTAAATTCTTCAAAGGTGAGGTAGAACGAAATGTACCGATTTCCCAGGTGTTGGAATTGATCGAAATGACAGGAATTGCAAAGTTTACAATAAAAGACAGAGTCATTACCGCCTCACCATACTGA
- a CDS encoding RNA polymerase sigma factor: MATTDIILPGFSIDALKNGDPAAFSILFNKFYPHLCFFAQSLVEDKQVAEEIAEDVFVKLWQRHSKFEKLQNVKAFLYIATKNSCFDHLDSQAYKKKQLQEYKYEVSEREDESSTAIIREEVLRKIAVAMDQLPDPYRQVMTMTYEGLKNKEIAKQLNITESAVSTQKARGLNLLRKQLSNKEYLLALLILDTWL, from the coding sequence ATGGCCACCACGGATATCATACTCCCGGGCTTTTCAATTGATGCATTGAAGAATGGGGACCCAGCGGCATTTTCAATACTATTCAATAAGTTTTATCCCCACCTGTGCTTTTTTGCACAAAGCCTAGTTGAAGATAAGCAGGTTGCGGAGGAAATTGCCGAAGATGTCTTTGTAAAACTTTGGCAACGGCATTCCAAGTTTGAAAAGTTGCAGAATGTTAAAGCATTTCTGTATATCGCAACAAAGAATAGCTGCTTTGACCATCTGGACAGCCAGGCATACAAGAAGAAGCAACTACAAGAGTACAAGTACGAGGTGTCTGAAAGAGAGGATGAATCTAGCACGGCTATTATCCGAGAGGAAGTTTTGAGAAAAATTGCTGTCGCAATGGATCAGCTACCAGACCCGTATCGGCAGGTTATGACGATGACCTACGAAGGGTTAAAGAATAAGGAAATTGCCAAACAACTCAACATTACGGAAAGCGCGGTCAGCACCCAAAAGGCTCGTGGCTTGAACTTGCTACGGAAGCAGCTATCAAATAAAGAATATTTACTGGCGTTACTTATCCTGGATACTTGGTTATAG
- a CDS encoding TlpA family protein disulfide reductase, with the protein MNLRFMRVFRHVITTISTLTLLVVASNNLHGQNDSHKSPYNTVIVGELPDTFKIVGVVKYDYNQYRGLSMSSRNTSRFEVPVKNGRFTYKFQIDHPIYLLFDCVPANFSAFNGMGSASFDTNGLLIEPGDSIHFDARVSLKAQTGYPSVTFSGRGAEKHWCIQEIIRNTDLYRCPLAIRYYGASPREELALSDSVANMISKTADIFKHKLSPAVFSLIKVHYINSLSEDVSDIFIRSGFDLKKNNVKLLYRRELASREALFHTNDNNLIYGSSYVTNPIVQRALLDYSISKNIDYPLTQFGTHELRTSEGPQNYKAEYYHEIARRMPSGSLKNRVLSDFIVYVINKTGVDAEVRKMVSEYLASTDSKSSFYSGIKGLSMEFESLKGAKAFPFELPDTTGKLHSQKDFIGKVVLLDFMFNGCGGCRAMVPTLTIVEEHFRNNKAVSFISVSIDTEVDGQFGWKTGIGKFSVASSLQLNLRQGDNSAMCKYYNITGYPTLVLIGKDGKVLTTRASDPRYDNGKGLIKMIEEALAAN; encoded by the coding sequence ATGAATTTACGCTTTATGAGAGTGTTCCGCCATGTCATAACGACTATCTCAACCCTCACTTTATTAGTCGTGGCTTCTAATAACCTTCACGGACAAAATGATAGCCACAAAAGCCCATACAACACCGTTATAGTCGGGGAATTGCCCGATACATTTAAGATTGTAGGTGTTGTAAAATATGACTACAACCAGTACAGAGGTTTGAGTATGTCATCAAGAAATACTTCACGCTTTGAAGTTCCCGTTAAGAACGGTAGGTTTACCTACAAGTTTCAAATAGATCACCCTATCTATTTACTATTTGACTGTGTACCGGCTAATTTTAGTGCCTTTAATGGGATGGGAAGTGCGTCATTTGATACAAACGGTCTACTAATAGAGCCTGGGGATAGCATTCATTTTGATGCAAGAGTGTCCCTTAAGGCGCAAACAGGATACCCAAGCGTAACTTTTTCCGGACGAGGTGCTGAAAAACATTGGTGTATTCAAGAGATCATTCGAAACACTGATTTATATAGGTGTCCTCTCGCTATCAGATATTATGGTGCATCACCACGCGAAGAGTTGGCTCTTTCAGATTCTGTTGCAAACATGATATCCAAAACCGCTGATATATTCAAGCATAAGCTATCGCCCGCAGTATTTTCATTAATCAAAGTACACTATATAAACTCCTTGTCAGAAGACGTGTCCGACATATTTATTCGGTCAGGATTTGACCTAAAGAAGAATAATGTTAAGCTCTTATATCGCCGGGAACTTGCCAGTCGCGAAGCACTCTTCCATACAAATGATAACAACCTGATCTATGGAAGTTCCTACGTCACGAATCCAATTGTTCAAAGAGCTCTATTAGATTATTCAATAAGTAAAAATATCGACTATCCTTTGACACAATTTGGGACGCACGAGTTGAGAACTAGCGAAGGGCCACAAAACTATAAAGCAGAATATTATCACGAGATTGCGAGGCGTATGCCAAGTGGCAGCCTAAAAAACAGGGTATTGTCAGATTTTATTGTTTATGTTATCAATAAAACTGGAGTAGACGCCGAAGTAAGGAAAATGGTGTCCGAATATCTGGCTTCTACTGATAGTAAAAGCTCATTTTATTCAGGTATTAAAGGGTTGAGTATGGAATTTGAAAGTCTAAAGGGCGCAAAAGCCTTTCCATTCGAACTGCCCGACACAACTGGGAAACTGCACAGCCAAAAGGATTTTATTGGCAAAGTAGTATTGCTTGATTTTATGTTCAATGGATGTGGCGGTTGTAGAGCTATGGTACCAACACTGACAATTGTGGAAGAACACTTTAGAAACAATAAGGCAGTTTCATTTATCTCGGTATCCATAGATACTGAAGTAGACGGGCAGTTCGGCTGGAAGACAGGTATTGGAAAATTCTCCGTAGCAAGTTCCCTTCAACTCAATCTTCGTCAAGGAGATAACAGCGCCATGTGTAAATACTATAACATCACAGGATATCCCACACTTGTACTTATAGGTAAAGATGGAAAAGTTCTAACCACACGTGCTTCAGATCCCCGTTATGACAATGGAAAAGGCCTAATAAAAATGATTGAGGAGGCCCTTGCTGCCAATTGA
- a CDS encoding RteC domain-containing protein produces the protein MNQQPKQWLADLSDRLAALPAEQDNHLHYLTQCIQLVQQSIQQLKSYITTASFEGKNEEIQFFKEIKPQFDGKLIYYTKLLTIEQELPQVCRRSQKQYYRRRIQELESFSIHHSEFVFYMNLELTNLDDAYFLRNGKASPLRYEGIQFFYDQQFHAPMSWAIAEFVGNNLLISELKSRLKLLRAFKQPSATVSTKDDDLTWTANVTALVELIYALDEHGVFNNTKVGIKRIATLFSKVFNIPLVNIYKIWENIRLRKKSRTPFLQALINGLLRRMDHDDEYAL, from the coding sequence ATGAACCAGCAACCCAAACAATGGCTGGCTGATCTCTCCGATCGGCTCGCCGCGTTACCCGCTGAGCAAGACAATCACTTGCATTATTTAACGCAGTGTATCCAACTCGTTCAACAGTCCATCCAGCAACTAAAGAGCTATATCACTACAGCCTCGTTTGAAGGGAAAAATGAAGAGATACAGTTTTTTAAAGAAATCAAACCTCAATTTGATGGCAAACTAATCTACTATACCAAACTTTTGACAATAGAACAAGAACTTCCCCAGGTATGCCGTCGGTCACAAAAACAATATTATCGTAGAAGAATCCAGGAGCTTGAATCTTTTTCCATCCACCACTCGGAATTCGTCTTTTATATGAATTTGGAGCTAACTAATCTGGATGATGCGTATTTTTTGCGAAATGGTAAAGCATCTCCACTGCGGTATGAAGGCATCCAATTTTTCTATGATCAACAGTTTCATGCACCAATGAGCTGGGCAATTGCTGAGTTTGTAGGCAACAATCTCCTTATATCCGAATTAAAATCCAGGCTCAAGTTACTACGTGCCTTCAAACAACCATCAGCCACCGTCTCGACAAAAGATGATGATTTGACCTGGACTGCCAACGTTACAGCTCTTGTGGAGTTAATCTATGCATTGGATGAACACGGTGTTTTTAACAACACAAAGGTCGGCATCAAAAGAATCGCGACGCTGTTTTCCAAAGTGTTCAATATACCTCTGGTGAATATCTATAAAATCTGGGAAAATATTCGTCTGCGGAAAAAGAGCCGAACCCCTTTCTTGCAAGCCCTGATCAACGGTCTGCTTCGCAGAATGGATCATGACGATGAATACGCACTTTAA
- a CDS encoding DUF4134 domain-containing protein, whose amino-acid sequence MSCPLKGLLLISVCMLVAVTALAQSGETGIRNATDQVKQYFGVATTLMYAIGALVGIVGAVKVYNKWNSGDQDTGKVASAWFGSCIFLVVVATILEGFFGV is encoded by the coding sequence ATGTCCTGCCCTTTAAAGGGACTATTATTAATTAGTGTGTGTATGCTTGTCGCCGTAACAGCATTAGCACAGAGTGGAGAAACCGGTATCAGAAACGCCACGGATCAGGTCAAGCAATATTTTGGAGTTGCTACCACCTTAATGTACGCGATTGGTGCGCTGGTTGGGATCGTGGGCGCCGTAAAGGTGTATAATAAGTGGAATTCGGGAGATCAGGACACCGGGAAAGTCGCGAGTGCGTGGTTTGGGAGTTGCATTTTCCTGGTAGTGGTGGCAACAATTCTAGAAGGCTTTTTTGGAGTTTAA